One genomic region from Argentina anserina chromosome 2, drPotAnse1.1, whole genome shotgun sequence encodes:
- the LOC126782971 gene encoding phytolongin Phyl1.1-like, which translates to MMGSIPTTVYYCCVSKGNRILYAYSSGDHEIENLAALCLEKAPPFHKWYIETSGKRTYGFLIEDGYVYLIIVDESLGTPGILQFLEHLRDEFKKIARKGSRGSLLSMNSIGIEEQLVPIIHRLITSLENVSQGGSNWTAEPHPSLHAGLSPSPGTVNGKIEVASSTKAPLLGKSNKQEKKKAKDHTIAMRDIEMEEHRISVDRGINLDSSTLDSNNLSGAGSSIALQKDSGLMRSRSGSHGIRKKWCRQVRIVLAIDAAVCVVLFVIWLLICRGIECIR; encoded by the coding sequence ATGATGGGTTCGATTCCAACTACTGTCTATTACTGCTGTGTATCCAAGGGTAATCGGATCCTCTATGCATATAGCAGTGGAGATCATGAAATTGAGAATTTGGCTGCATTGTGCTTGGAGAAGGCTCCTCCTTTCCATAAATGGTATATTGAGACCTCCGGTAAGAGGACTTACGGGTTTCTGATTGAAGATGGatatgtttatttgatcattGTTGATGAGAGTCTTGGTACACCAGGGATTCTTCAGTTTCTAGAGCACTTGAGAGATGAGTTCAAGAAGATAGCTAGGAAAGGTTCAAGGGGAAGTTTGTTGAGTATGAACTCTATTGGCATTGAAGAACAGTTAGTTCCGATTATCCATCGGCTGATAACCTCCTTAGAAAACGTTTCTCAGGGTGGTAGTAATTGGACTGCTGAACCTCACCCATCACTTCATGCCGGTCTTTCTCCATCACCAGGTACTGTGAACGGAAAAATTGAAGTTGCCAGTTCTACAAAGGCCCCTCTACTTGGGAAGTCTAACAagcaagagaagaagaaggccAAAGATCACACTATTGCGATGAGAGACATTGAGATGGAAGAACATAGGATATCTGTTGATAGAGGAATCAATctagattcatcaactttGGATTCTAATAACCTCAGTGGAGCAGGTTCTTCAATTGCCTTACAAAAGGATTCGGGCTTAATGAGGAGTAGATCAGGCTCTCACGGCATTCGAAAGAAGTGGTGCCGCCAAGTGCGAATTGTCCTTGCTATAGATGCGGCTGTTTGCGTGGTACTGTTTGTGATTTGGTTATTGATTTGTCGTGGCATTGAGTGCATCCGTTAA
- the LOC126783397 gene encoding RING-H2 finger protein ATL7-like isoform X1: MSYNHVYPRCCIDTPDPSKSNDKPSASGSSGQFKLYQFFVFCVPIFFTFILIFVFYLFYLRPRRVNWSSIRMRSAPQISDTNVDIATVESGLKKEHREMLPIVVYNESFFVRDTQCAVCLGDYQADDRLQQIPACGHTFHIDCIDSWLSMHTTCPLCRLSLLSCHKSQNGSPDVTLELSHASSVAENDVPSLAPTPQACEETESSQFSGLRNGEPRTVQNCSEEDARDCQCADHIRELRDARIENEEPEHTGMIQQVNHYHNVACFFLHEHPRRSSSCS, encoded by the exons ATGTCTTACAATCACGTCTATCCCAGATGTTGCATAGACACTCCTGACCCCAGCAAGTCAAACGACAAGCCTTCTGCTTCTGGGAGTTCTGGCCAATTCAAGCTCTACCAATTCTTCGTCTTCTGTGTGCCAATCTTCTTCACTTTCATCCTCATCTTTGTCTTCTACTTGTTCTATCTTCGCCCCCGACGTGTCAACTGGTCCTCTATTCGAATGAGATCGGCTCCACAAATTAGTGACACGAATGTCGACATTGCCACA GTTGAATCGGGCTTGAAAAAAGAGCACAGGGAGATGCTGCCCATTGTTGTATACAACGAAAGCTTCTTTGTCAGAGATACACA ATGTGCGGTATGCCTGGGGGACTATCAAGCAGATGATAGGCTTCAACAAATACCAGCCTGTGGCCACACATTTCACATTGATTGCATTGATAGTTGGCTATCCATGCACACCACCTGTCCACTCTGCCGCTTATCCCTCCTTTCCTGTCATAAATCTCAAAATGGATCACCTGATGTAACACTAGAATTGAGTCATGCGTCTTCTGTTGCAGAGAATGATGTACCATCTCTTGCACCGACACCTCAAGCTTGTGAAGAAACAGAATCCTCACAGTTTTCTGGGTTAAGGAATGGGGAACCAAGAACTGTCCAGAACTGTTCTGAAGAGGATGCTAGAGATTGTCAATGTGCAGATCACATAAGAGAATTAAGGGATGCCAGAATTGAAAATGAAGAGCCTGAGCATACTG GCATGATCCAGCAAGTGAATCATTACCACAATGTTGCATGCTTCTTTTTACATGAGCATCCAAGGAGATCAAGTAGTTGCTCATAA
- the LOC126783397 gene encoding RING-H2 finger protein ATL7-like isoform X2, which produces MSYNHVYPRCCIDTPDPSKSNDKPSASGSSGQFKLYQFFVFCVPIFFTFILIFVFYLFYLRPRRVNWSSIRMRSAPQISDTNVDIATVESGLKKEHREMLPIVVYNESFFVRDTQCAVCLGDYQADDRLQQIPACGHTFHIDCIDSWLSMHTTCPLCRLSLLSCHKSQNGSPDVTLELSHASSVAENDVPSLAPTPQACEETESSQFSGLRNGEPRTVQNCSEEDARDCQCADHIRELRDARIENEEPEHTA; this is translated from the exons ATGTCTTACAATCACGTCTATCCCAGATGTTGCATAGACACTCCTGACCCCAGCAAGTCAAACGACAAGCCTTCTGCTTCTGGGAGTTCTGGCCAATTCAAGCTCTACCAATTCTTCGTCTTCTGTGTGCCAATCTTCTTCACTTTCATCCTCATCTTTGTCTTCTACTTGTTCTATCTTCGCCCCCGACGTGTCAACTGGTCCTCTATTCGAATGAGATCGGCTCCACAAATTAGTGACACGAATGTCGACATTGCCACA GTTGAATCGGGCTTGAAAAAAGAGCACAGGGAGATGCTGCCCATTGTTGTATACAACGAAAGCTTCTTTGTCAGAGATACACA ATGTGCGGTATGCCTGGGGGACTATCAAGCAGATGATAGGCTTCAACAAATACCAGCCTGTGGCCACACATTTCACATTGATTGCATTGATAGTTGGCTATCCATGCACACCACCTGTCCACTCTGCCGCTTATCCCTCCTTTCCTGTCATAAATCTCAAAATGGATCACCTGATGTAACACTAGAATTGAGTCATGCGTCTTCTGTTGCAGAGAATGATGTACCATCTCTTGCACCGACACCTCAAGCTTGTGAAGAAACAGAATCCTCACAGTTTTCTGGGTTAAGGAATGGGGAACCAAGAACTGTCCAGAACTGTTCTGAAGAGGATGCTAGAGATTGTCAATGTGCAGATCACATAAGAGAATTAAGGGATGCCAGAATTGAAAATGAAGAGCCTGAGCATACTG CCTGA